TGTTCAATTGCAATGCCCCCGACACCGGCAACATGGAAGTCTTCGAAAAATACGGCACCGACGCGATGAAACAGCAATGGTTCGCCCCACTGCTGGAAGGCCAGATTCGCAGTGCCTACCTCATGACAGAACCAGATGTCGCCAGTTCGGATGCCACCAATATCTCCATGTCCTGTGTGCGTGATGGGGATGATTATGTTCTGAATGGCGAGAAATGGTGGGCCACCGGCGCGGGCGATCCGCGGTGTTCGGTCTATATCGTGATGGTGAAAACGGGTGGCGATGATCTTCCAAAACACCAGCGTCATTCGATGATCGTGGTCCCCGCCGACACCCCGGGTATCGAAAAACTGCGCCCGATGGAGGTATATGGCCATGATGATGCGCCGCACGGCCATATGCATTTCCGATTCACAGATGTGCGAGTGCCAGCCGAGAACCTGCTGTTGGGCGAGGGGCGTGGCTTCGAAATCGCGCAGGGCCGTCTTGGGCCGGGGCGTATTCACCACTGTATGCGCGCCATCGGGCAGGCCGAGGCGGCACTTGAGATGATGTGCCGCCGCGCGTTGGAGCGGGAAGCCTTTGGAAAACCTCTACATCAGCTTGGGGCAAACTATGACATCATCGCCGAATGCCGGATGGAGATCGAGCAGGCCCGCCTGCTATGCCTCAAGGCCGCCTGGATGATGGACCAGGGCGATCCGCGCGCCGCCGCGCC
Above is a genomic segment from Roseovarius bejariae containing:
- a CDS encoding acyl-CoA dehydrogenase family protein, which gives rise to MDFGMRPENKALLDRVRAMVRDDIMPKEAAYAAEIGKGDRWQYTQTQAEILEGLKAKAKAAGLWNFWLTDSDKGFGLTTVEYACFAEEMGKTPMGAEVFNCNAPDTGNMEVFEKYGTDAMKQQWFAPLLEGQIRSAYLMTEPDVASSDATNISMSCVRDGDDYVLNGEKWWATGAGDPRCSVYIVMVKTGGDDLPKHQRHSMIVVPADTPGIEKLRPMEVYGHDDAPHGHMHFRFTDVRVPAENLLLGEGRGFEIAQGRLGPGRIHHCMRAIGQAEAALEMMCRRALEREAFGKPLHQLGANYDIIAECRMEIEQARLLCLKAAWMMDQGDPRAAAPWIHQIKVVAPRAALKVVDEAVQMFGAQGISQDVPLSAMWTHLRTLRLADGPDAVHRRQVARAELRKHTQQKV